In Alkalihalobacterium alkalinitrilicum, a genomic segment contains:
- the recJ gene encoding single-stranded-DNA-specific exonuclease RecJ: MLKSNKRWKLAQLEQDKVNLLMEELNLSPIVAKLLVLRGIDTVQAATRFLYKEEVSFYDPFLLDGMKEAVDRIKEAIVKNEKILIYGDYDADGVSSTSVMIYLMKELGANFNYYIPNRFTEGYGPNEAAFRQAKVDGYDLIVTVDTGISAVHEAEVAKEIGIDLIITDHHEAPPHLPDAYAIVNPKKPGCTYPFKGLAGVGVAFKLAHALLEEVPSHLLDIVAIGTIADLVPLVDENRLLAKKGIEALQRTTKPGLRAIKKIAGIDGQTVNAEHVGFAIGPRINAAGRLDSADPAVELLTTDDEMVGKEIAEEIDQLNKERKAIVDEMAKEAIAQVETQFPPSDNRVLIVGKEGWNPGVIGIVASRLVEKFYRPTIVLSLDREKGVAKGSARSIEGFDMFVNLSESRDILPHFGGHPMAAGLTMQIEHVEELRNRLNSQADRLLTEEDFIPITNVDLVATLDEISLDVINQLEELAPYGVSNPVPKVMIEEVNIAQIRRIGTDENHLKVLFEHEGTTLDGIGFQLGYLHPEINQAAKISAVGTISVNEWNGHCKPQIFLEDIQVNEWQLFDWRNAKKLLDNIQSLPLQKRTLIAFQRSTVDKLGLETIKDEICVHSFDLVDLEGKYIILLDLPNSVKQLQELLSMKEGTPERIYSVFYQEDSNFFTTLPKREHFKWYYAFLTKKGAFDIKKYGQQLATHKGWSKNTVDFMTKVFFELDFVTINNGIISLHPTPSKKGLDESETYQRMTEQSKLEQQFLYSSYYELKLWFDQVIEQARKVKESV; this comes from the coding sequence ATGCTTAAATCAAATAAACGATGGAAGTTAGCACAGCTAGAACAAGATAAAGTAAATCTATTAATGGAAGAGTTAAATTTATCACCAATTGTTGCAAAGCTCCTCGTTCTTCGAGGAATTGATACTGTTCAAGCTGCCACACGTTTTTTATATAAAGAAGAAGTATCGTTTTATGATCCATTCTTATTAGATGGTATGAAAGAAGCGGTTGATCGAATTAAGGAAGCCATTGTAAAAAACGAAAAAATCTTAATTTACGGGGACTATGATGCAGATGGAGTAAGTAGCACATCCGTAATGATCTACTTAATGAAAGAACTAGGAGCAAACTTTAACTATTATATACCGAACCGGTTTACTGAAGGGTATGGCCCAAATGAGGCTGCATTTCGCCAAGCAAAGGTAGACGGGTATGATTTAATCGTTACCGTCGATACAGGAATATCAGCTGTTCATGAAGCTGAGGTTGCTAAAGAAATTGGGATTGACTTAATTATTACCGATCATCATGAGGCTCCTCCTCATTTACCAGATGCTTATGCGATTGTAAATCCTAAAAAACCTGGATGTACCTATCCATTTAAAGGATTAGCAGGAGTTGGGGTTGCATTTAAATTAGCGCATGCATTACTTGAAGAAGTACCCTCTCATTTATTAGATATTGTCGCGATCGGAACAATTGCTGACCTTGTACCTTTAGTTGATGAAAATCGTCTTCTTGCGAAAAAAGGAATTGAAGCCTTACAGCGAACAACAAAACCAGGGTTAAGAGCGATTAAGAAAATCGCTGGGATTGATGGTCAGACTGTCAATGCCGAACATGTTGGGTTTGCTATTGGACCTCGAATTAATGCTGCAGGACGTCTAGACTCAGCGGATCCAGCTGTTGAGTTATTAACGACCGATGATGAAATGGTGGGTAAAGAAATTGCCGAAGAAATAGACCAGTTAAATAAAGAAAGAAAAGCAATTGTCGATGAAATGGCTAAAGAAGCGATTGCCCAAGTAGAAACGCAATTTCCACCATCGGATAACCGAGTATTGATCGTTGGAAAAGAAGGTTGGAATCCTGGAGTTATTGGGATCGTAGCTTCAAGGTTAGTTGAAAAATTTTATCGGCCAACAATCGTTCTGAGTCTTGATCGAGAAAAAGGAGTTGCCAAAGGCTCAGCTAGAAGTATTGAAGGATTTGATATGTTTGTAAATCTCTCAGAAAGTAGAGATATCTTACCGCATTTTGGTGGCCATCCAATGGCTGCAGGTCTCACTATGCAAATTGAACATGTCGAGGAGTTAAGAAATAGATTAAATTCTCAAGCGGATCGACTACTGACAGAAGAAGATTTTATACCAATAACAAACGTTGATCTCGTAGCCACTTTAGATGAAATTTCGTTAGACGTTATTAATCAATTAGAAGAACTCGCTCCATACGGTGTAAGTAATCCTGTACCTAAGGTCATGATTGAAGAGGTAAACATCGCACAAATTCGTCGAATAGGAACAGATGAAAATCATTTAAAGGTCCTTTTTGAACACGAAGGAACGACATTAGATGGAATTGGCTTTCAACTTGGTTACCTTCATCCCGAAATTAACCAAGCAGCGAAAATTTCAGCTGTAGGTACAATTTCGGTGAATGAATGGAACGGTCATTGTAAGCCACAAATTTTTCTTGAGGATATTCAAGTGAATGAATGGCAATTGTTTGACTGGCGAAATGCAAAGAAACTACTCGATAATATTCAATCCTTACCATTACAAAAACGGACATTAATTGCATTTCAACGTTCTACAGTGGACAAGCTAGGATTAGAAACGATAAAAGATGAAATATGTGTTCATTCTTTTGATCTTGTCGATTTAGAGGGTAAATATATTATTTTATTGGATTTACCGAATTCCGTTAAGCAATTACAAGAATTACTTTCAATGAAAGAAGGAACTCCCGAGCGAATTTATTCTGTTTTTTATCAAGAAGATTCGAATTTTTTCACCACGCTTCCGAAAAGAGAACATTTTAAATGGTATTATGCATTTCTAACGAAAAAAGGTGCATTTGATATTAAAAAGTACGGCCAACAATTAGCGACACATAAAGGCTGGTCCAAAAACACAGTCGATTTTATGACAAAGGTGTTTTTTGAATTAGATTTTGTTACAATAAACAATGGTATTATTAGCCTGCATCCTACCCCTTCAAAAAAAGGACTCGACGAATCTGAAACGTATCAACGAATGACAGAACAGTCAAAGCTAGAGCAACAGTTTCTATATTCGTCTTATTACGAATTGAAGCTCTGGTTCGATCAAGTGATAGAACAGGCAAGAAAAGTTAAGGAGTCGGTATAA
- a CDS encoding LapA family protein produces MRGQWGLILGIIAALVIAIFAVINVDAVRVNYLFGTAEWPLILVIIGSVLMGGIIVGAVGMVRVYQLQQEIKRLKQEKSQKDRSTVTKDKELLEKNEKKETSKPSQGKEK; encoded by the coding sequence GTGCGAGGGCAATGGGGATTAATTTTAGGCATTATAGCTGCTCTTGTTATTGCTATCTTTGCGGTTATCAACGTAGATGCTGTGCGGGTCAATTATTTATTCGGCACGGCGGAATGGCCGTTGATTTTAGTCATTATTGGTTCGGTATTAATGGGCGGAATTATAGTTGGCGCAGTAGGTATGGTCAGAGTTTATCAGTTACAACAGGAAATTAAACGTCTAAAACAAGAGAAATCACAGAAAGACAGATCAACAGTAACAAAAGATAAAGAATTACTGGAAAAGAATGAAAAGAAAGAAACCTCCAAGCCATCACAAGGAAAGGAAAAGTAG
- a CDS encoding cation diffusion facilitator family transporter, which produces MDEDIRYQKVKMGAWVGIIGNIVLAVLKGVIGFIANSRALIADAVHSASDVVGSVAVLIGVRAAKMPPDRDHPYGHGKAESIAAIIVAVLLLLVGVEIAIDAFKAFFEPVVVPKVIAIYAVIFSIIVKEIMFRYKYHLGKKYRSEALMTDAWHHRSDVFSSIAALLGIGGSILGGAIGIPWLVYGDPVAGLFVSILIVKMAWKLGSQSIHNTLDHVLHDEDTVEMKEAVASVEGVLNVDEFLAREHGHYVIIDLKIAVNPEISVKDGHAIGKAVKRKLIEIDHVHDVLVHINPYEKK; this is translated from the coding sequence ATGGATGAAGATATTCGCTATCAAAAGGTTAAGATGGGCGCATGGGTTGGAATTATCGGCAATATCGTGTTAGCCGTTCTTAAAGGTGTTATCGGTTTTATCGCAAACAGCCGTGCTTTAATTGCAGATGCTGTTCACTCTGCTTCTGATGTCGTAGGTTCTGTCGCAGTATTGATTGGGGTTAGGGCTGCTAAAATGCCCCCTGACCGCGACCACCCATACGGACATGGAAAAGCAGAATCGATTGCGGCCATTATTGTGGCAGTACTTCTTTTGCTTGTAGGGGTTGAAATTGCTATTGATGCCTTTAAGGCTTTTTTTGAGCCGGTAGTTGTTCCAAAGGTGATAGCTATATATGCTGTTATTTTTTCGATCATTGTGAAGGAAATCATGTTTCGATATAAGTATCATTTGGGTAAAAAGTATAGAAGTGAAGCGTTAATGACAGATGCGTGGCATCACCGTTCTGACGTTTTTTCTTCAATTGCAGCTTTGCTTGGGATTGGTGGGTCTATATTAGGAGGGGCAATTGGTATTCCATGGCTCGTATATGGCGACCCGGTGGCAGGGTTATTTGTTTCAATATTAATTGTAAAGATGGCATGGAAGTTAGGGAGTCAATCGATTCATAATACACTAGATCATGTCCTTCATGATGAAGATACTGTTGAGATGAAAGAGGCAGTTGCATCGGTCGAAGGCGTATTAAATGTTGATGAATTTCTAGCAAGAGAACACGGTCACTATGTTATCATTGATTTAAAGATTGCCGTTAACCCTGAAATATCGGTGAAAGACGGGCATGCGATCGGCAAAGCTGTAAAGAGGAAGCTCATTGAAATCGACCATGTTCACGATGTATTGGTACATATTAACCCATATGAAAAAAAGTGA
- the secF gene encoding protein translocase subunit SecF — MSFNFHDRTIDFVKHRKKFFIFSLVAALIGVILLSTVGLNLGIDFESGSRVEVSTNETVTPEQILADFASIGEGYTPDDITMAGEQNDLVHARFIGVLDANEIAEIQIFFNEKYGAEPNVSTVSPMVGEELARNALISVFIASIGIVIYVAIRFEWLYGVAAVVALFHDAFFIIAVFSVVQFEVNVPFIAAVLTIVGYSINDTIVTFDRIRENMKNAKRIKSYDDLAHIVNVSLTQTLARSINTVMTVVLAAAAIFIFGGEAIRSFAFALVVGLVAGTYSSIFLAAQLWLVWKTKQLERKKFKSQPKADEV; from the coding sequence GTGAGCTTTAATTTCCATGACCGAACGATTGACTTTGTAAAGCACCGTAAGAAGTTTTTCATCTTTTCTTTGGTCGCGGCTCTCATCGGGGTAATCTTACTTTCAACAGTTGGTCTTAACCTTGGAATTGATTTTGAAAGTGGCTCAAGAGTTGAAGTGTCCACAAATGAAACAGTAACACCAGAACAAATTCTTGCTGATTTTGCTAGTATTGGAGAGGGATATACACCTGATGATATTACGATGGCTGGAGAGCAAAATGATCTCGTTCATGCACGTTTCATCGGGGTACTTGACGCCAATGAAATTGCTGAAATTCAAATATTTTTCAACGAAAAGTATGGAGCAGAACCAAATGTAAGTACCGTTTCGCCAATGGTTGGTGAAGAATTGGCACGAAATGCTTTAATCTCAGTATTTATTGCATCGATTGGAATTGTTATTTACGTTGCGATCCGTTTCGAATGGTTATATGGTGTCGCGGCTGTTGTTGCGCTATTTCATGATGCATTCTTTATTATCGCGGTATTTAGTGTCGTACAGTTCGAAGTTAACGTTCCATTTATTGCGGCAGTCCTAACAATAGTCGGTTATTCCATCAATGATACGATCGTTACCTTTGACCGAATTCGTGAAAACATGAAAAATGCGAAACGTATAAAATCATACGATGATCTCGCGCATATCGTGAATGTCAGTTTAACGCAAACGTTAGCGAGATCAATCAATACAGTAATGACGGTTGTTTTAGCAGCTGCTGCTATTTTTATATTTGGTGGTGAAGCCATTCGTTCCTTTGCATTTGCTTTAGTTGTTGGATTAGTCGCAGGAACTTACTCTTCAATTTTCTTAGCGGCCCAGTTATGGCTTGTATGGAAAACTAAACAACTAGAACGAAAAAAATTCAAAAGTCAGCCGAAAGCAGATGAAGTTTAA
- the secD gene encoding protein translocase subunit SecD, which produces MVKKGRIFAFFLIVIILGGLISTTITGIAKEIKLGLDLQGGFEILYQVKPANEGDIINEEALNATVSALNQRVNVLGVSEPYITIEGEDRVRVQLAGVEDQQTARDLLATEAQLTFRDVDDVVKLDGADLQEGGARVTFNEANQPEVAVTLKDANLFGDVTREILDRMPQGENLLVIWLDYEEGDSFFEEAQKEAPKFLSAPTVRQVLNTTNVVIQGSFTIEEATFLAEVLNAGALPVQLEEIYSNSVGASLGEQAMKNTIFAGFIGVALIFLYMLIFYRFMGTIAVITLSVYIFLVLVIFNWMNAVLTLPGIAALILGVGMAVDANIITYERIKEEIRSGKSIMSAFKAGSRRSLSTILDANITTILAASVLFYYGTSSVQGFAIMLIVSILTSFITAVYGSRLLLGLWVNSRIFNKKPRFFGVKESEISEL; this is translated from the coding sequence ATGGTGAAAAAAGGTCGTATTTTTGCTTTTTTTCTCATTGTAATTATTCTTGGTGGTTTAATAAGTACGACCATTACGGGAATTGCAAAGGAAATTAAGTTAGGTTTGGATCTTCAAGGTGGGTTTGAAATCCTGTATCAAGTAAAACCTGCTAATGAAGGAGATATTATTAATGAAGAAGCGCTAAACGCAACAGTAAGTGCCCTAAATCAACGGGTTAACGTTTTAGGCGTCTCTGAACCATACATAACGATTGAAGGAGAGGACCGAGTTCGGGTTCAGCTAGCTGGTGTAGAAGACCAGCAAACCGCAAGAGATTTACTTGCTACTGAGGCTCAGTTAACGTTCCGTGATGTCGATGATGTCGTTAAACTCGATGGAGCCGATCTTCAAGAAGGTGGCGCAAGAGTAACATTTAATGAAGCGAATCAACCCGAAGTTGCAGTTACACTTAAAGATGCGAATCTCTTTGGTGATGTAACGCGTGAAATCCTAGATCGAATGCCTCAAGGTGAAAACCTTTTAGTCATTTGGCTAGATTATGAAGAGGGAGATAGCTTTTTTGAGGAAGCGCAAAAAGAAGCACCAAAATTTTTATCAGCACCAACAGTAAGACAAGTATTAAATACAACAAATGTCGTTATCCAAGGAAGCTTTACAATTGAAGAAGCGACATTTTTAGCTGAAGTATTAAATGCTGGAGCACTTCCTGTTCAGCTAGAAGAGATTTATTCTAATTCTGTCGGTGCTTCGCTCGGTGAACAGGCGATGAAAAATACAATTTTTGCTGGATTTATTGGGGTTGCGCTTATTTTCCTATATATGTTAATTTTTTACCGTTTTATGGGGACAATTGCAGTTATTACATTATCGGTATACATTTTCCTTGTATTAGTGATATTTAACTGGATGAATGCGGTGTTAACGTTACCAGGAATTGCTGCCCTTATTCTCGGTGTCGGAATGGCGGTAGATGCCAATATTATCACCTATGAACGGATAAAAGAAGAAATACGTTCAGGTAAGTCCATAATGTCTGCATTTAAAGCTGGAAGCCGACGTTCACTATCAACGATTTTAGATGCGAATATTACAACAATCTTAGCGGCGAGTGTTCTTTTCTATTATGGTACAAGCTCTGTTCAAGGGTTTGCGATCATGTTAATTGTCAGCATTTTAACGAGTTTCATTACAGCAGTCTATGGTTCTAGATTATTATTAGGACTATGGGTTAATAGCCGCATTTTTAATAAAAAGCCTCGTTTCTTTGGTGTAAAGGAGAGTGAGATTAGTGAGCTTTAA
- a CDS encoding post-transcriptional regulator, translated as MIQQFDVWKEDVLPALQSKVEEFHMLDYHQATLEHIWNSVIYKLRKKKNYIHLHEFVNVILTLRAPEYMNWLTVENYNATDWFANEGVIEGIVGENN; from the coding sequence ATGATACAACAATTTGATGTTTGGAAAGAGGATGTATTACCAGCTCTACAAAGTAAAGTCGAAGAATTTCATATGTTAGATTATCACCAAGCAACGCTTGAACATATATGGAATAGTGTGATTTACAAGTTACGGAAAAAGAAGAACTATATCCATTTGCATGAGTTTGTTAATGTAATCTTAACGTTACGTGCCCCAGAGTATATGAATTGGTTAACAGTTGAAAATTATAACGCTACGGACTGGTTTGCTAATGAAGGAGTAATAGAAGGAATCGTTGGCGAGAATAACTAA
- a CDS encoding DUF368 domain-containing protein has protein sequence MFEWKNVFRGMMIGLSDLVPGVSGGTIAVILGIYDRLITAISGFFSRKWKEQLGFIVPLAIGAVLAIFLLSHLIKWLLEYYPQPTYFFFLGLIGGIIPYLFNKIDYKNSFSAIHYIVLLISGIAIASTAFFVERESQVLIETVTVSTGAVFFFSGWIASMAMLLPGISGSFVLLLIGVYHSVIHAVAELNFAVILLVGAGVGVGLIVSSKIIRFLLKTIPVLTYAFIIGMVIGSVVVIFPGIENNIVLLVLSILTFIVGFFVATFFGRMELSQNEKPS, from the coding sequence ATGTTTGAGTGGAAAAATGTATTTCGCGGTATGATGATAGGATTATCTGATCTCGTTCCAGGAGTAAGTGGCGGAACAATAGCTGTTATCTTAGGGATATATGATCGTTTGATTACAGCCATTAGTGGTTTTTTTAGTCGAAAATGGAAAGAACAGCTTGGCTTTATAGTTCCGTTAGCCATCGGCGCAGTACTAGCTATTTTTCTTTTGAGTCATCTCATAAAATGGTTACTTGAATATTATCCGCAGCCGACGTACTTCTTTTTTCTTGGTTTAATTGGTGGAATCATTCCTTACTTGTTTAATAAAATAGATTACAAGAATTCATTTAGTGCAATACATTATATCGTTTTACTGATATCGGGTATTGCGATTGCTTCAACAGCCTTTTTTGTAGAAAGAGAAAGTCAAGTTCTAATTGAAACGGTAACAGTATCTACAGGAGCAGTGTTCTTTTTCTCAGGATGGATTGCAAGTATGGCGATGTTACTACCTGGGATTAGTGGGTCGTTTGTTCTGTTACTAATCGGTGTTTATCATTCTGTCATTCATGCCGTAGCGGAATTAAACTTTGCGGTTATATTACTTGTAGGCGCTGGAGTAGGCGTCGGATTAATCGTAAGTAGCAAAATCATTCGCTTTTTACTTAAAACAATTCCTGTCTTAACGTATGCATTTATTATTGGTATGGTCATAGGCTCTGTCGTTGTTATTTTTCCTGGAATTGAAAATAATATCGTATTACTTGTTTTAAGTATCCTAACGTTTATCGTAGGTTTCTTTGTAGCTACATTCTTTGGAAGAATGGAACTTAGTCAAAATGAAAAACCGTCCTAA
- the spoVB gene encoding stage V sporulation protein B, whose product MSKQTFIQGTVILILAGLITRILGFINKIVVARIMGAEGVGLYSMAVPTLLLVITITQLGLPVAISKLVAEAEAKKDRKKIKRILVVSLASTGLLSGVFTVAMIAFAPIIAKTLLTDERAYLPLIAIAPIVPIVALSSVLRGYFQGRQNMRPTAYSQVIEQVVRITLVAVMTSAFLPYGVEYAAAGAMISVVIGELASLIFMLFMFKMKKRMRIRKGFLNYLREGKMTFKELMSIALPTTGSRLIGSIAFFFEPIVVAQSLAIAGVATVVATKQYGELAGFVIPLLLLPTFITYSLSVSLVPAISEAAAQKQYRLINHRLDQALRLALISGGISVVILYIFAEPIMSLMYNAPTTAVYLQIMAPFSIFLYFQGPLQATLQALNLAKAAMMNSLFGAVIKTAAIFALATRPELGIMGAALAIVIGMVLVTMLHFASVVKTISFTLHVREVGKAIISMVATAFIGFLLYEHAFLSMGLFGKTILSISIVGIFYGILLIVFGLIKKDEVIRIPVIGKWVAPFTKA is encoded by the coding sequence ATGTCAAAACAAACCTTTATACAAGGTACCGTTATTTTAATATTAGCTGGACTTATTACTCGAATATTGGGATTTATAAATAAGATCGTTGTCGCTAGAATTATGGGAGCTGAAGGAGTCGGCCTATATAGTATGGCCGTACCGACACTTTTACTTGTTATTACGATTACCCAATTAGGGTTACCTGTGGCCATATCGAAGCTAGTTGCAGAAGCAGAAGCGAAAAAAGATCGTAAAAAAATAAAGAGAATTCTTGTCGTTTCTTTAGCTTCAACAGGTTTATTAAGTGGGGTTTTTACAGTAGCGATGATTGCTTTTGCTCCTATCATTGCTAAAACATTATTAACAGATGAACGGGCCTATCTCCCGTTAATTGCTATTGCACCGATTGTTCCAATTGTTGCGTTGTCTAGTGTTTTAAGAGGCTACTTTCAAGGTCGGCAAAATATGCGCCCGACCGCCTACTCTCAAGTAATTGAACAAGTTGTTCGGATTACACTCGTAGCCGTTATGACTAGTGCCTTTTTACCGTATGGAGTCGAATATGCAGCTGCAGGAGCCATGATCTCAGTTGTAATCGGAGAACTCGCATCCCTTATTTTCATGCTTTTCATGTTTAAAATGAAAAAAAGAATGCGTATTCGCAAAGGTTTTTTAAATTACTTACGTGAAGGAAAAATGACATTTAAAGAACTAATGAGCATTGCATTACCTACAACAGGGAGTAGACTTATCGGGTCCATTGCCTTTTTCTTTGAACCAATTGTTGTTGCTCAAAGCTTAGCAATTGCTGGGGTAGCGACCGTCGTTGCCACAAAGCAATACGGTGAACTTGCTGGGTTTGTTATCCCACTACTCTTACTTCCAACTTTTATTACTTATTCTTTATCTGTTTCACTTGTACCTGCGATCAGTGAAGCTGCAGCACAAAAACAATATCGGTTAATTAATCACCGCTTAGATCAAGCATTAAGGCTCGCCCTCATTTCAGGTGGGATATCGGTTGTTATTCTTTATATATTTGCAGAACCTATTATGTCATTAATGTACAATGCTCCAACCACTGCTGTATATCTTCAGATTATGGCGCCATTTAGTATATTTCTCTATTTTCAAGGGCCTTTGCAAGCTACTCTTCAAGCGTTAAATTTAGCAAAAGCAGCGATGATGAATAGTTTGTTTGGCGCCGTCATTAAAACAGCTGCCATTTTCGCACTTGCCACTCGTCCTGAACTGGGGATTATGGGAGCAGCATTAGCGATTGTCATCGGAATGGTACTAGTTACAATGTTACACTTTGCTTCTGTTGTAAAAACGATTAGCTTTACATTACATGTAAGAGAAGTTGGAAAAGCAATCATCTCCATGGTAGCTACTGCCTTCATTGGTTTTCTATTATATGAACATGCATTCTTATCAATGGGACTATTTGGGAAAACCATACTTTCCATTAGCATCGTTGGGATATTTTACGGTATCCTTTTAATTGTATTCGGTCTAATTAAAAAAGACGAAGTCATTCGTATTCCAGTAATCGGTAAGTGGGTAGCCCCATTTACTAAAGCATAA
- a CDS encoding DUF421 domain-containing protein has translation MDYSTIVLRTIFIYFIILFVLRFMGKREIGQLSVLDFVVSIMIAELAVISIENIRVPMLNTIVPIVVLSLIQIIFAFISLKSEKLRKLVDGKPSVLINQGKIDEGEMRKQRYNFDDLLTQLRQNKVSKLSDVEFAILEPSGKLSVIEKDKDQPNNRQSRLPLPLILDGKVNEDHLEQIEKTPLWLRQQLRKLGYRDVKKISYCALHDDDTFFIDLKDEK, from the coding sequence ATGGACTATTCAACAATTGTTTTAAGGACGATTTTTATCTATTTCATCATTCTCTTTGTTCTCCGTTTTATGGGAAAACGAGAAATTGGTCAGTTATCAGTCCTAGATTTTGTTGTTTCCATCATGATTGCTGAGTTGGCGGTTATTTCTATAGAAAATATTCGTGTACCTATGTTAAACACGATCGTTCCAATCGTCGTCCTTTCATTAATTCAAATCATATTTGCCTTCATTTCATTAAAAAGTGAAAAACTTCGGAAACTTGTAGATGGAAAGCCATCGGTTCTCATAAATCAAGGGAAAATAGATGAAGGAGAAATGCGAAAACAACGCTATAATTTCGATGATTTATTAACTCAACTGAGACAGAATAAAGTCAGTAAACTTTCTGATGTTGAGTTTGCAATTCTTGAACCGTCTGGTAAATTATCTGTTATTGAAAAAGACAAAGATCAGCCCAACAATCGGCAATCGAGATTACCACTTCCGCTAATATTAGATGGAAAAGTGAATGAAGATCATCTCGAACAAATTGAAAAAACTCCATTATGGTTAAGACAACAATTGCGAAAACTCGGGTATCGGGATGTAAAAAAAATCTCCTATTGTGCTTTACACGATGATGATACTTTCTTTATAGATTTAAAAGATGAAAAATAA
- a CDS encoding ArsB/NhaD family transporter — MEVTLAFIIFIISYIFIISEKINRALVACLGGVGMLFVGILDLDAAFLHHIDWHTISLLLAMMILVSITSQSGFFEYIALHVAKYVSGRPIPLLILISLLTAIGSAFLNNVTMVLLVVPIILTLTKLLKLNAVPYLLSIILASNIGGTATLIGDPPNLMIGQAVEHLTFNDFLIHLGPVVLIIFIVVMFGLVYYYRSALQVSKEDQLKLTKVNPKEYLKDKVLLMKSLSVLTLTTLGFIIQPLLNVDITSIAMGGALLLMLLTYEQQDVEEVFKSVEWVTLFFFIGLFMLVGGIKEVGLIDEIAKSIIYYTEGDLPKTALYILWGSGILSGFVDNIPFVAAMIPVILEFQSYGMTNLDPLWWALALGACLGGNATLIGATANVIVAGLAVKAKQSFSYLEFLKVGAPVALVSFIISTIYIYFRYLIHFY; from the coding sequence ATGGAAGTGACCTTAGCCTTTATCATATTTATTATTAGCTACATATTTATCATCAGTGAAAAAATAAATCGGGCACTAGTGGCATGTCTCGGGGGAGTTGGGATGCTGTTCGTTGGCATCCTTGATTTAGATGCGGCATTCCTACACCATATCGATTGGCATACGATCTCGTTACTTTTAGCGATGATGATATTAGTATCAATAACGAGTCAGAGTGGTTTTTTTGAATATATTGCGCTACATGTGGCAAAGTACGTAAGTGGAAGACCAATTCCACTCCTTATTTTAATTTCGTTACTAACTGCGATAGGATCTGCTTTTCTTAATAATGTAACCATGGTCTTACTAGTTGTTCCCATTATTTTAACGTTAACGAAGCTTCTTAAATTAAATGCTGTTCCGTATTTGTTATCAATTATATTGGCTTCAAATATTGGGGGTACTGCTACATTAATTGGTGACCCACCAAACTTAATGATTGGTCAAGCTGTTGAGCATTTAACGTTTAATGATTTTCTAATCCATTTAGGACCCGTTGTCTTAATCATTTTTATTGTAGTTATGTTTGGTCTCGTTTATTATTATCGAAGCGCCTTACAGGTTTCAAAAGAAGATCAGTTGAAATTAACGAAAGTAAATCCTAAAGAGTATTTAAAAGACAAAGTACTTTTAATGAAATCTTTGTCCGTACTTACACTCACTACACTAGGGTTTATTATTCAACCGCTGTTGAATGTCGATATCACAAGTATCGCAATGGGTGGAGCTCTTCTGTTAATGTTATTAACTTATGAGCAGCAAGATGTTGAAGAGGTATTTAAGTCAGTTGAATGGGTTACATTGTTCTTTTTTATTGGACTATTTATGCTTGTTGGTGGAATTAAAGAAGTTGGTTTAATTGATGAAATTGCGAAATCCATTATTTATTATACGGAAGGGGATTTACCAAAAACAGCACTTTATATTTTGTGGGGATCAGGTATTTTGTCTGGGTTTGTAGATAATATTCCCTTTGTTGCTGCAATGATACCAGTTATTCTTGAATTTCAAAGCTATGGAATGACTAATTTGGATCCGCTATGGTGGGCGCTTGCGTTAGGCGCATGTTTAGGTGGAAATGCTACATTAATTGGAGCAACGGCAAATGTTATCGTTGCAGGTCTTGCTGTAAAAGCGAAACAATCTTTTAGCTATCTTGAATTTTTGAAAGTAGGAGCCCCTGTCGCGCTTGTTTCTTTTATAATATCCACCATCTATATTTATTTTCGATATTTAATTCATTTTTATTAA